A part of Salmo trutta chromosome 15, fSalTru1.1, whole genome shotgun sequence genomic DNA contains:
- the LOC115148910 gene encoding SAM domain-containing protein SAMSN-1 isoform X1, which produces MLQRKLSNVSKKDPKSKTKPKVDRTERDEEGEGDIVNGVHLFPKGHRVSSHSLESLYSLNSGHSNSMGQMASVTDSLRLDEELPYTGQFCGRARVHTDFVPSPYDTDSLKLKVGDVIEIISKPPMGIWTGMLNNKVGNFKFIYVDLIVEKVPEEPQNMRTHRRSRRPRPKTLQELLERLNLEEYAFSLFLNGYQTVDDLKELKEKYLMELNVTDPEHRHLLMAAIESLQEPQSDGQKEG; this is translated from the exons ATGCTTCAGAGGAAACTGTCAAATGTCTCAAAAAAAGACCCAAAGAGCAAGACTAAACCAAAG gttgacaggacagagagagatgaagaaggAGAAGGGGATATTGTTAATGGCGTCCATTTATTTCCAAAAGGACACAGAGTGTCTAGTCACTCCCTTGAAAGTCTCTACAGTCTCAACAGTGGACACAGCAATTCCA TGGGTCAGATGGCTTCAGTAACAGACAGTCTGAGGCTGGATGAGGAGCTGCCCTACACAGGCCAGTTCTGTGGCAGAGCCCGGGTCCACACAGACTTTGTCCCCAGTCCCTACGACACGGACTCACTTAAACTTAAG GTGGGGGATGTGATTGAGATAATCAGCAAGCCTCCTATGGGTATATGGACAGGCATGCTGAACAACAAGGTGGGAAACTTTAAGTTCATCTACGTGGACCTCATAGTAGAGAAGGTTCCTGAAGAGCCTCAGAATATGAGGACACACAGGAGGAGTAGGAGACCCCGTCCCAAAACGCTACAGGAGCTCCTAGAGCGCCTCAATCTGGAG GAGTATGCCTTTTCACTGTTCCTGAATGGCTATCAAACAGTGGATGACCTGAAAGAGCTGAAGGAAAAGTATCTGATGGAACTCAATGTGACTGATCCTGAACACAGACATCTTCTCATGGCAGCCATCGAGAGCCTCCAAGAACCCCAAA GTGATGGTCAGAAGGAGGGATAG
- the LOC115148910 gene encoding SAM domain-containing protein SAMSN-1 isoform X3, protein MLQRKLSNVSKKDPKSKTKPKVGDVIEIISKPPMGIWTGMLNNKVGNFKFIYVDLIVEKVPEEPQNMRTHRRSRRPRPKTLQELLERLNLEEYAFSLFLNGYQTVDDLKELKEKYLMELNVTDPEHRHLLMAAIESLQEPQTGLEPRSPTSEANVLTIRLRGSTQMLKLQTGIPHHMTISKSNHDESCLLHFHMFLFCNFNVKFIAGFAD, encoded by the exons ATGCTTCAGAGGAAACTGTCAAATGTCTCAAAAAAAGACCCAAAGAGCAAGACTAAACCAAAG GTGGGGGATGTGATTGAGATAATCAGCAAGCCTCCTATGGGTATATGGACAGGCATGCTGAACAACAAGGTGGGAAACTTTAAGTTCATCTACGTGGACCTCATAGTAGAGAAGGTTCCTGAAGAGCCTCAGAATATGAGGACACACAGGAGGAGTAGGAGACCCCGTCCCAAAACGCTACAGGAGCTCCTAGAGCGCCTCAATCTGGAG GAGTATGCCTTTTCACTGTTCCTGAATGGCTATCAAACAGTGGATGACCTGAAAGAGCTGAAGGAAAAGTATCTGATGGAACTCAATGTGACTGATCCTGAACACAGACATCTTCTCATGGCAGCCATCGAGAGCCTCCAAGAACCCCAAA CAGGATTAGAACCCAGGTCTCCCACAAGTGAAGCTAATGTGTTGACCATTAGACTAAGAGGGTCAACACAAATGTTGAAGTTGCAGACGGGGATACCTCATCACATGACCATCAGCAAAAGCAACCATGACGAGTCATGTCTGCTACACTTTCACATGTTCCTTTTTTGTAATTTTAATGTCAAGTTTATCGCAGGATTTGCTGATTAA
- the LOC115148910 gene encoding SAM domain-containing protein SAMSN-1 isoform X2 — MASVTDSLRLDEELPYTGQFCGRARVHTDFVPSPYDTDSLKLKVGDVIEIISKPPMGIWTGMLNNKVGNFKFIYVDLIVEKVPEEPQNMRTHRRSRRPRPKTLQELLERLNLEEYAFSLFLNGYQTVDDLKELKEKYLMELNVTDPEHRHLLMAAIESLQEPQTGLEPRSPTSEANVLTIRLRGSTQMLKLQTGIPHHMTISKSNHDESCLLHFHMFLFCNFNVKFIAGFAD, encoded by the exons ATGGCTTCAGTAACAGACAGTCTGAGGCTGGATGAGGAGCTGCCCTACACAGGCCAGTTCTGTGGCAGAGCCCGGGTCCACACAGACTTTGTCCCCAGTCCCTACGACACGGACTCACTTAAACTTAAG GTGGGGGATGTGATTGAGATAATCAGCAAGCCTCCTATGGGTATATGGACAGGCATGCTGAACAACAAGGTGGGAAACTTTAAGTTCATCTACGTGGACCTCATAGTAGAGAAGGTTCCTGAAGAGCCTCAGAATATGAGGACACACAGGAGGAGTAGGAGACCCCGTCCCAAAACGCTACAGGAGCTCCTAGAGCGCCTCAATCTGGAG GAGTATGCCTTTTCACTGTTCCTGAATGGCTATCAAACAGTGGATGACCTGAAAGAGCTGAAGGAAAAGTATCTGATGGAACTCAATGTGACTGATCCTGAACACAGACATCTTCTCATGGCAGCCATCGAGAGCCTCCAAGAACCCCAAA CAGGATTAGAACCCAGGTCTCCCACAAGTGAAGCTAATGTGTTGACCATTAGACTAAGAGGGTCAACACAAATGTTGAAGTTGCAGACGGGGATACCTCATCACATGACCATCAGCAAAAGCAACCATGACGAGTCATGTCTGCTACACTTTCACATGTTCCTTTTTTGTAATTTTAATGTCAAGTTTATCGCAGGATTTGCTGATTAA